One genomic segment of Stigmatella erecta includes these proteins:
- a CDS encoding translation initiation factor: protein MARRKHPGPGTPPPEDTSSQGYRDPQDKGRFHNPFAALAAQREAVPGAQPQVRAEDFPLTPPAEGPAQAVLRLEQRGGHEVTLVEGLELAPAALRTWLEALQRGLGCYGEVAGPTLVLKGDHRRTAPDLLLRRGVQRVRQG, encoded by the coding sequence ATGGCACGCCGGAAACACCCAGGACCGGGAACGCCCCCTCCCGAGGACACGTCCTCCCAGGGCTACCGGGATCCCCAGGACAAGGGGCGCTTCCACAACCCCTTCGCGGCCCTGGCCGCCCAGCGCGAGGCCGTCCCGGGCGCCCAGCCCCAGGTCCGCGCCGAGGACTTTCCCCTCACCCCTCCGGCCGAGGGGCCCGCGCAGGCGGTGCTGCGCCTGGAGCAGCGGGGGGGACACGAGGTGACACTCGTGGAAGGGCTGGAGCTGGCGCCCGCCGCGCTGCGGACGTGGCTGGAGGCGCTTCAGCGCGGGCTGGGGTGCTACGGCGAGGTGGCCGGCCCCACGCTCGTGTTGAAAGGCGACCACCGCAGGACGGCGCCCGATCTGCTCCTGCGCCGGGGCGTCCAGCGCGTGCGCCAGGGTTGA
- a CDS encoding D-2-hydroxyacid dehydrogenase, translating into MSVEHLLVLADPTARHLEPLRQLAPRLHLTLGASEAELGDAIAQAQVLVIDSQKKDLLRTLLPRARNLRWIHSLFAGVENLLFEELIQSPLPLTNSKGVYSGSLSEFALAAMLFFAKDLRRLVRQQAEARWQPFTSVELRGQTLGILGYGDIGQAAAQRAKAFGMRILACRRRPEQSAGDAWVDAVFPLERRHEMIAASDYLLLAMPNAPGTQRMMGEAELKALRPHAVLINVGRGSTVDEAALVRALEQGRLRGAALDVFETEPLPAGHPFWRLENVLLSPHCADHTPTWREDAVAFFLKNLERFEAGAPLLNLVDKHAGY; encoded by the coding sequence ATGAGCGTCGAGCACCTGCTGGTCCTGGCGGACCCCACCGCGCGTCACCTGGAGCCCCTCCGGCAACTGGCCCCCCGCCTCCACCTCACCCTGGGCGCGTCCGAGGCGGAGCTGGGAGATGCCATCGCGCAGGCCCAGGTGCTCGTGATCGACTCGCAGAAAAAGGACCTGCTGCGCACGCTGCTGCCCCGGGCCCGGAACCTCCGCTGGATTCACTCCCTGTTCGCCGGCGTGGAGAACCTCCTCTTCGAGGAACTCATCCAGAGCCCCCTGCCCCTCACCAACTCCAAGGGCGTCTACAGCGGCTCCCTGAGCGAGTTCGCCCTGGCCGCGATGCTGTTCTTCGCCAAGGACCTGCGCCGCCTGGTGCGGCAGCAAGCCGAGGCCCGCTGGCAGCCGTTCACCTCCGTGGAGCTCCGGGGCCAGACGCTCGGCATCCTGGGCTATGGCGACATCGGGCAGGCCGCCGCGCAACGGGCGAAGGCCTTCGGCATGCGCATCCTGGCCTGCCGGCGCCGGCCTGAGCAGAGCGCGGGAGATGCCTGGGTGGACGCGGTGTTTCCGCTGGAGCGCCGGCACGAGATGATCGCCGCCTCGGACTACCTGCTCCTGGCCATGCCGAACGCCCCCGGAACCCAGCGGATGATGGGGGAGGCGGAGCTGAAGGCCCTGAGGCCGCACGCGGTGCTGATCAACGTGGGCCGCGGGAGCACCGTCGACGAAGCCGCGCTGGTGCGCGCCCTGGAACAGGGCCGCCTGCGGGGCGCCGCGCTGGACGTCTTCGAGACCGAGCCGCTGCCGGCGGGCCATCCCTTCTGGCGGCTCGAGAATGTCCTGCTCTCGCCCCACTGCGCCGACCACACGCCCACCTGGAGGGAAGACGCCGTGGCCTTCTTCCTGAAGAACCTGGAGCGCTTCGAGGCCGGTGCGCCCCTGTTGAACCTCGTCGACAAACACGCGGGGTATTGA
- a CDS encoding FHA domain-containing protein gives MRFEFEHLGSLTPFELAEGQHLLGGGPEDPIRLEGLPPGLLTLRIEGSRLTVTALQPITVNGVLVPSGLRRLVLPGEVMGLPHEMRLKAVAPSPEAERPLSTVAVLKHLLTDAGELPPSQAATLTCLTGLDTGRVFPLAGAKTDIGRGTGVDLHIRDRTVSRAHARLCWDGTAYTVAPLSSHNGLYVNGRKVEQPLPLGRGDVIELGQTLLRFQASVEVPLLKPLLAPEALPAAGEAPAPALDAPHQERLQGEGWLLGMGAVMALTGILVTYALLG, from the coding sequence ATGCGCTTCGAATTCGAGCACCTGGGAAGCCTCACCCCGTTCGAGCTGGCGGAGGGCCAGCACTTGCTGGGCGGGGGACCGGAAGACCCCATCCGCCTGGAGGGCCTGCCTCCCGGGCTCCTGACCCTCCGCATCGAGGGCTCCCGGCTGACCGTGACCGCCCTGCAGCCCATCACCGTGAACGGCGTCCTCGTGCCCTCCGGCCTGCGCCGGCTCGTGCTCCCCGGGGAGGTGATGGGCCTGCCCCACGAGATGCGCCTCAAGGCCGTCGCGCCGTCCCCGGAGGCCGAACGCCCCCTGAGTACCGTGGCCGTGTTGAAGCACCTGCTGACCGATGCCGGGGAGCTTCCCCCTTCCCAGGCCGCCACCCTCACCTGCCTCACCGGGCTGGACACGGGCCGCGTCTTCCCCCTGGCGGGCGCGAAGACGGACATTGGCCGGGGCACCGGCGTGGACCTTCACATCCGGGACCGGACCGTCTCCCGCGCCCACGCCCGCCTGTGCTGGGACGGCACCGCGTACACCGTGGCCCCCTTGAGCTCCCACAACGGCCTCTATGTGAATGGCCGGAAGGTGGAGCAGCCCCTTCCCCTCGGCAGGGGAGACGTCATCGAGCTGGGGCAGACCCTCTTGCGGTTCCAGGCGTCCGTCGAAGTCCCCCTCCTAAAGCCCCTCCTGGCCCCAGAGGCCCTTCCGGCCGCGGGGGAAGCGCCCGCGCCCGCTCTTGACGCACCGCATCAAGAACGGCTTCAGGGCGAGGGGTGGCTCCTGGGCATGGGGGCGGTGATGGCCCTCACGGGGATTCTCGTCACCTATGCCCTGCTGGGCTGA
- a CDS encoding tetratricopeptide repeat protein, producing MVARGILIVLLVVLLGAAAPSEPAQAAFERGEKALAENQLGEAAVAFRQALTERPNWAPALNGLGNALFKQGQAIEASALFRSATEADPEFKSAWFNLGYAARKAGDFATAVRAYERYIQLAPEDPDGHYGLGESYRQQGQNAKALAAYETYLAQEKRPSEQKWVEQAREHVAALRPQPRTAPTAPGALRAPASPGPTPHPGLSLSRVRDGDALLKERRYREAAFAFLDAVHADGGNVEALFKLGNVLAVLGYYGQAIERWNRVAQLTSDEAIRQSAVENVTRAQGRVAQQGGSPQAQGVAPGFGPVADTARAQGRRFYEQGVQRIQAEDYAGAVQSLTQAVVLEPTLAVAYTARGSAYIGLRRYAEAAVDYEYSLRLAPALASPLYGLGEAYRMLGRTLEARAHYERYAASTARDVRPELQSEARQTAERLR from the coding sequence ATGGTGGCTCGCGGCATCCTCATCGTCCTTCTGGTGGTGCTCCTGGGGGCGGCGGCGCCCTCGGAGCCCGCGCAGGCGGCGTTCGAGCGGGGCGAGAAGGCGCTCGCGGAGAACCAGCTCGGCGAGGCGGCGGTGGCCTTCCGCCAGGCGCTCACGGAGCGCCCGAACTGGGCCCCGGCGCTCAACGGCCTGGGCAACGCCCTCTTCAAGCAGGGCCAGGCCATCGAGGCCTCGGCGCTGTTCCGGTCCGCCACCGAGGCGGATCCGGAGTTCAAGTCCGCGTGGTTCAACCTGGGCTACGCGGCGCGCAAGGCCGGGGACTTCGCCACGGCGGTGCGCGCCTACGAGCGCTACATCCAGCTCGCCCCCGAGGATCCGGACGGCCACTACGGGCTCGGGGAGAGCTACCGCCAGCAGGGCCAGAACGCCAAGGCCCTCGCCGCCTACGAGACGTACCTGGCCCAGGAGAAGCGCCCCAGCGAGCAGAAGTGGGTGGAGCAGGCGCGCGAACACGTGGCGGCCTTGAGGCCCCAACCCCGGACGGCGCCCACGGCCCCCGGCGCGCTGCGGGCGCCCGCGTCCCCGGGCCCCACGCCCCACCCCGGGCTGTCGCTCAGCCGGGTCCGGGACGGGGATGCGCTCCTCAAGGAGCGCCGGTACCGGGAAGCGGCCTTCGCCTTCCTCGACGCGGTCCACGCGGACGGGGGCAACGTGGAGGCGCTCTTCAAGCTGGGCAACGTCCTGGCGGTGCTGGGCTACTACGGCCAGGCCATCGAGCGGTGGAACCGCGTGGCGCAGCTCACCTCGGACGAGGCCATCCGCCAGAGCGCGGTGGAGAACGTGACGCGGGCCCAGGGCCGCGTGGCGCAGCAGGGCGGCTCCCCGCAGGCCCAGGGCGTGGCGCCCGGCTTCGGGCCGGTGGCGGACACGGCGCGGGCGCAGGGCCGCCGCTTCTACGAGCAGGGCGTCCAGCGCATCCAGGCCGAGGACTACGCGGGGGCCGTCCAGAGCCTCACCCAGGCCGTTGTCCTGGAGCCCACCCTGGCGGTGGCCTACACCGCCCGGGGGAGTGCCTACATTGGCCTGCGCCGCTACGCGGAGGCCGCCGTGGACTACGAGTACTCGCTCCGTTTGGCCCCGGCGCTGGCCTCTCCTTTATATGGACTGGGGGAGGCCTACCGGATGCTGGGGCGCACCCTGGAGGCCCGGGCCCACTACGAGCGGTACGCGGCCTCCACCGCCCGGGACGTCCGGCCCGAGCTCCAGTCCGAGGCCCGACAGACCGCCGAACGCCTTCGTTGA
- a CDS encoding adenylosuccinate synthase gives MPNVVVVGAQWGDEGKGKVVDLLTEHAQVVVRFQGGNNAGHTLVVGGQKTVLHLIPSGILHPGKTCVIGNGVVVDPSVLVGEMDALKARGFLKEASHLLISDNAHVIFPWHKQLDVFREKARGGSAIGTTGRGIGPAYEDKVARRGIRVRDLLQPERLRKRIDERLPLALEELRELCQKAGEPVPALDAAKLHEDFCALGEKLRAHVGDASLFLAGQVARGARILFEGAQGTLLDVDHGTYPYVTSSNCVAGNAAVGSGLGPTAIDKVMGISKAYTTRVGGGPFPTELSDTLGDQLRRVGDEFGATTGRPRRCGWLDGVVLRYAVRVNGLSSLALTKLDVLSGIKTLQLCNAYELDGQRISEMPGDYEDLGRVKPIYETLPGWEEKLTGVRTFDELPESAKRYVRRVEEISGVPVTCISVGADRGETVLLQNPFRS, from the coding sequence ATGCCGAACGTCGTCGTCGTTGGAGCGCAGTGGGGAGATGAGGGAAAGGGCAAGGTCGTTGACCTGCTCACGGAGCACGCCCAGGTGGTGGTGCGCTTCCAGGGGGGCAACAACGCGGGCCATACCCTGGTCGTCGGCGGTCAGAAGACCGTTCTGCACCTGATTCCATCCGGCATCCTTCATCCGGGCAAGACGTGTGTGATTGGCAACGGGGTGGTGGTGGACCCCTCGGTGCTCGTCGGCGAGATGGATGCGCTCAAGGCGCGCGGCTTCCTGAAGGAGGCCTCGCACCTGCTCATTTCGGACAACGCGCACGTCATCTTCCCGTGGCACAAGCAGCTGGACGTGTTCCGCGAGAAGGCCCGGGGCGGCAGCGCCATCGGGACGACGGGGCGGGGCATTGGGCCTGCCTACGAGGACAAGGTGGCCCGGCGGGGCATCCGCGTCCGGGACCTGCTGCAGCCCGAGCGGCTGCGCAAGCGCATCGACGAGCGGCTTCCGCTGGCGCTCGAGGAGCTGCGCGAGCTGTGCCAGAAGGCGGGCGAGCCGGTGCCCGCGCTGGACGCCGCGAAGCTCCATGAGGACTTCTGCGCCCTGGGCGAGAAGCTCCGGGCCCACGTGGGCGATGCCTCGCTGTTCCTGGCGGGCCAGGTGGCGCGCGGCGCGCGCATTCTCTTCGAGGGCGCCCAGGGCACGCTCTTGGACGTGGACCATGGCACCTACCCGTACGTCACCAGCTCCAACTGCGTGGCGGGCAACGCGGCGGTGGGCTCGGGGCTGGGCCCCACGGCCATCGACAAGGTGATGGGCATCAGCAAGGCCTACACCACGCGCGTGGGCGGAGGCCCGTTCCCCACGGAGCTGAGCGACACGCTGGGCGACCAGCTGCGCCGCGTGGGCGATGAGTTCGGCGCCACCACGGGGCGTCCCCGCCGGTGCGGCTGGCTGGACGGCGTGGTGCTGCGCTACGCGGTGCGCGTCAACGGCCTGAGCAGCCTGGCCCTGACGAAGCTGGACGTGCTCTCGGGCATCAAGACGCTGCAGCTGTGCAACGCGTACGAGCTGGACGGCCAGCGCATCTCCGAGATGCCGGGGGACTACGAGGACCTGGGCCGCGTGAAGCCCATCTACGAGACGTTGCCCGGCTGGGAGGAGAAGCTCACCGGCGTGCGCACCTTCGACGAACTGCCCGAGAGCGCCAAGCGGTACGTGCGCCGGGTGGAGGAGATCTCCGGCGTGCCCGTCACCTGCATCTCGGTGGGCGCGGACCGCGGCGAGACGGTGCTGTTGCAGAACCCGTTCCGGAGCTGA
- a CDS encoding UvrD-helicase domain-containing protein: MSTASPLALEQNLALMAGAGAGKTYSLVTMVLHLLAGAREAGPALRPAKLCMLTFTDKAAAEMRSRTRARLDALAQAEAKEPELRASLERLSRPFPTQDTWRALREELGAATVGTFHSLCGQLLRRAPAGLGIDPAFEVLDELEASSLVQDVCERVVLDALEKGSLEVSELCQELTFSGSGFSDGLVSSLRQVYAKLREEGLRAETAPISRLEEARAVLEALIGEGWKHCASAKELDAKGEWRLLREACERALEGMTPENLFLADRLPALKAAFLADGRNFARLSKGAASPIRALYWLVFGKSDGSVLRLEDAFAAWRTVPFESTFRALLGQVEVRHETEFTRRNVFDFTALLVKARDLLRDHPPFRRQVQERLGALLVDEFQDTNRLQLELVLLLSEQRDGGPRTVHPDEDLRAALPLEPAFLCAVGDRKQSIYEFRGADVSVFAALAEQIVAEGGQKGFLQHNRRSVPALLDFFNRAFAGVLVAGQPPRPYEVAYVSEEDDLSPVRPELSPEPAVERLLIGEAETAAEARELDADAVARRLRLMLAPGAPPCVAHEDGQRLRPARGGDVAILLRTFTHLEVYRQALIRQGVPHRVLRGRGFYGAQEVLDLASLLALLADPEDSLALAAVLRSPLVGLSDAALFRLSGEKGLTLAGVEEKDLATCGLEPSERLRLERFLTALPSLRRERDRLGVKALLQVAMDVTGYREAMAGTPYAEQASANIDKLLALAGRRDERGTGGCVAFARELRMLVESDPAEAQADLLDAGDPRAVQLLTIHRAKGLEWPIVVVPGLGGKRRAESGRIHFERTHGLVLRPWLPDSLEGFSSTRFEAVKDELDARGLAEYRRLLYVALTRARDLLLLSGTAEKRVPLSWWTMLDGRLGSDAALRARVRDIEVAALPPPADPLPPSADELAEAEVRVEAAVQRVRGGAALEPVSAVASAEALQDFMVCPRRYRYIHQLGLSGHRPWELPAKRRPLWVEADAWGQVPDASQMGAVLLRELDFRWAIAPAPERRAHLEALLQAWGHLPDGEGMEAVLAMTERFLDTPFARLLAASPPSRLHRGLAFSLTLSAPDAPGPVAVEGELDLLWETPEGEARVVAYRRGKRHPLGPVAFAHELVVQGLAARRLVQDGVTVRAGVAFLGEPSPEPEFLTLPGGLTEAAEPLEQAVRALVRSGMQDEWSSREAPACRALHCGFAEHCHPSPRAC, from the coding sequence TTGAGCACCGCGTCTCCCCTGGCCCTGGAGCAGAACCTCGCGCTGATGGCGGGCGCGGGCGCGGGCAAGACGTACAGCCTGGTGACGATGGTGCTGCACCTGCTGGCGGGGGCGCGGGAGGCGGGCCCGGCGCTGCGGCCCGCGAAGCTGTGCATGTTGACCTTCACCGACAAGGCGGCGGCGGAGATGCGCTCGCGCACCCGCGCGCGCCTGGACGCGCTGGCCCAGGCGGAGGCGAAGGAGCCGGAGCTGCGCGCCTCGCTGGAGCGGCTGAGCCGCCCCTTTCCCACCCAGGACACCTGGCGCGCCCTGCGCGAGGAGCTGGGCGCGGCCACGGTGGGCACCTTCCACTCGCTCTGTGGCCAGCTGTTGCGCCGCGCGCCCGCGGGCCTGGGGATTGATCCCGCCTTCGAGGTGCTCGACGAGCTGGAGGCCAGCAGCCTCGTGCAGGACGTGTGCGAGCGCGTGGTGCTGGATGCCCTGGAGAAGGGCAGCCTGGAGGTGAGCGAGCTGTGCCAGGAGCTGACCTTCTCCGGCTCCGGGTTCTCCGATGGCCTCGTGAGCTCGCTGCGGCAGGTCTACGCGAAGCTGCGCGAGGAGGGGCTCCGGGCCGAGACCGCGCCCATCTCACGCCTCGAGGAAGCCCGTGCCGTGCTGGAGGCGCTCATCGGCGAGGGCTGGAAGCACTGTGCCTCGGCGAAGGAGCTGGACGCGAAGGGCGAGTGGCGCCTGCTGCGCGAGGCCTGTGAGCGCGCGCTGGAGGGCATGACGCCGGAGAACCTCTTCCTCGCGGACCGGCTGCCCGCGCTCAAGGCCGCGTTCCTGGCGGATGGCCGCAACTTCGCGCGGCTGAGCAAGGGCGCGGCGAGCCCCATCCGGGCGCTGTACTGGCTCGTGTTCGGCAAGAGCGATGGCTCGGTGCTGCGGTTGGAGGACGCGTTCGCGGCCTGGCGCACGGTGCCGTTCGAGAGCACCTTCCGCGCGCTGCTCGGCCAGGTCGAGGTGCGCCACGAGACCGAGTTCACCCGCCGCAACGTCTTCGACTTCACCGCCCTGCTGGTGAAGGCCAGGGACCTGTTGAGGGACCATCCTCCCTTCCGCCGCCAGGTGCAGGAGCGGCTGGGGGCGCTGCTGGTGGACGAGTTCCAGGACACCAACCGGCTTCAGCTCGAGCTGGTGCTGCTGCTGTCCGAGCAGCGGGACGGAGGCCCCCGGACGGTGCACCCGGACGAGGACCTGCGCGCCGCGCTTCCGCTGGAGCCCGCGTTCCTGTGCGCGGTGGGCGACCGCAAGCAGTCCATCTACGAGTTCCGGGGCGCGGACGTCTCCGTCTTCGCGGCGCTGGCGGAGCAGATTGTCGCCGAGGGAGGCCAGAAGGGCTTTCTCCAGCACAACCGCCGCTCGGTGCCGGCGCTGCTGGACTTCTTCAACCGGGCCTTCGCGGGGGTGCTGGTGGCGGGGCAGCCCCCGCGCCCGTACGAGGTGGCGTACGTCTCCGAGGAGGACGACCTGTCGCCGGTGCGTCCGGAGCTCTCCCCGGAGCCCGCGGTGGAGCGGCTGCTCATCGGCGAGGCGGAGACCGCGGCGGAGGCGCGAGAGCTGGACGCCGACGCGGTGGCCCGGCGGCTGCGCCTGATGCTGGCGCCAGGCGCGCCCCCGTGCGTGGCCCACGAGGATGGCCAGCGCCTGCGCCCCGCGCGCGGTGGAGACGTGGCCATCCTCCTGCGAACCTTCACCCACCTGGAGGTGTACCGCCAGGCGCTCATCCGCCAGGGCGTGCCGCACCGGGTGCTGCGGGGACGCGGCTTCTATGGGGCCCAGGAGGTGCTGGACTTGGCCTCCCTGCTGGCGCTGCTGGCGGATCCGGAGGATTCGCTCGCGCTGGCGGCGGTCCTGCGCTCGCCCCTGGTGGGGCTGTCGGATGCCGCGCTCTTCCGGCTGTCGGGGGAGAAGGGCCTGACGCTGGCCGGCGTGGAGGAGAAGGACCTCGCCACGTGCGGGCTGGAGCCCAGCGAGCGGCTGCGGCTGGAGCGCTTCCTGACGGCGCTTCCCTCGCTGCGGCGGGAGCGGGACCGGCTCGGCGTGAAGGCGTTGCTTCAGGTGGCCATGGACGTCACGGGCTACCGCGAGGCCATGGCGGGCACCCCGTACGCGGAGCAGGCCAGCGCCAACATCGACAAGCTGCTGGCGCTCGCGGGCCGGCGCGACGAGCGCGGCACGGGCGGGTGCGTGGCCTTCGCCCGGGAGCTGCGCATGCTCGTCGAGTCGGATCCGGCCGAGGCGCAAGCGGACCTGCTGGACGCGGGAGATCCGCGCGCGGTGCAACTGCTCACCATCCACCGGGCCAAGGGCCTGGAGTGGCCCATCGTCGTGGTGCCGGGGCTGGGCGGCAAGCGGCGCGCCGAGAGCGGCCGGATCCACTTCGAGCGGACGCACGGCCTGGTCTTGAGGCCGTGGCTGCCGGACTCCCTGGAGGGCTTCAGCTCCACCCGCTTCGAGGCGGTGAAGGACGAGCTGGATGCGCGGGGGCTCGCCGAGTACCGGCGCCTGCTCTACGTGGCGCTCACGCGTGCGCGGGACCTGCTGCTGCTCTCGGGCACGGCGGAGAAGCGCGTGCCCTTGTCCTGGTGGACGATGCTCGATGGGCGCCTGGGCTCGGACGCGGCGCTGCGGGCCCGGGTGCGGGACATCGAGGTGGCGGCCCTGCCACCCCCCGCGGATCCGCTGCCCCCCAGCGCGGATGAGCTCGCGGAAGCCGAAGTGCGGGTGGAGGCGGCCGTCCAGCGGGTGCGGGGCGGGGCCGCCCTGGAGCCGGTGTCCGCCGTGGCCTCGGCCGAGGCGCTCCAGGACTTCATGGTCTGCCCGAGGCGCTACCGCTACATCCACCAGCTGGGCTTGAGCGGCCATCGCCCGTGGGAACTTCCGGCGAAGCGCCGCCCCCTCTGGGTGGAGGCCGATGCCTGGGGGCAAGTCCCGGACGCCTCCCAGATGGGGGCCGTGCTGCTCCGGGAGCTGGATTTTCGCTGGGCCATCGCGCCCGCGCCGGAGCGCCGGGCGCACCTGGAAGCCCTCCTTCAGGCGTGGGGCCACCTGCCGGACGGGGAGGGGATGGAGGCGGTGCTGGCGATGACCGAGCGCTTCCTGGACACCCCCTTTGCCCGGCTCCTGGCCGCAAGCCCCCCGTCGCGCCTGCACCGGGGGCTGGCCTTCTCGCTGACGCTGTCCGCCCCGGACGCCCCGGGTCCGGTGGCCGTGGAGGGCGAGCTGGACCTGCTCTGGGAAACGCCCGAGGGGGAGGCGCGGGTGGTGGCCTACCGGCGGGGCAAACGGCACCCCCTGGGTCCCGTGGCGTTCGCGCACGAGCTGGTGGTGCAGGGGTTGGCCGCGAGGCGCCTGGTCCAGGACGGGGTGACGGTCCGGGCCGGGGTGGCCTTCCTCGGGGAGCCCTCGCCGGAGCCGGAGTTCCTCACCCTGCCAGGGGGGCTGACGGAGGCCGCCGAGCCGCTGGAGCAGGCGGTGCGGGCCCTGGTCCGCTCCGGCATGCAAGATGAATGGTCCAGCCGGGAAGCCCCGGCGTGTCGGGCGCTACATTGTGGCTTCGCGGAACACTGTCACCCCTCCCCCCGTGCGTGCTAA